In Fundulus heteroclitus isolate FHET01 chromosome 17, MU-UCD_Fhet_4.1, whole genome shotgun sequence, the following are encoded in one genomic region:
- the LOC118566640 gene encoding uncharacterized protein LOC118566640 has translation MTGTEDDQSDIGKKEIVMEINKYGDTNLRVRYLNETGCCYQEEDGDNKTNQDPDPTMFFCKFPNYIDNCWMNASIQSILHLTIARKFVAQHPKEIFRAMSETPFLADLLSSAMHHPGKDFSTQQIYQVFMEVTEIVPSLDFIDENDPVYLLDAILLWLNPGIKTGFKLYTASSCETCQTAYFNICEKGTIFQLERPKPFDTTTSLLNRMVAKYKKDYCCTCRSVYKKRLFINDNDVMVLYLDLSIRQEGLRCPLIPSATIDIPVKGGTQLYRLSSVICSERPDTDLPETDHFYTYLMCGQMVYKAEDTEFTLTCLSELTVRVTFHRLFISPEQGIMKSKGSFV, from the exons ATGACTGGCACTGAAGACGATCAAAGCGATATTGGTAAGAAAGAAATTgtgatggaaataaataaatatggagaCACAAATCTCCGGGTGAGATATCTGAATGAAACAGGTTGTTGCTACCAAGAAGAAGACGGagacaataaaacaaatcaggATCCTGACCCCACCATGTTCTTTTGCAAATTTCCCAACTATATTGATAACTGTTGGATGAATGCTTCAATACAGAGCATCCTACACCTGACCATAGCCAGGAAGTTTGTGGCTCAGCATCCCAAAGAAATTTTTCGAGCTATGTCAGAAACTCCATTCCTTGCTGACCTTCTCTCTTCTGCCATGCACCACCCAGGGAAAGATTTCTCGACTCAACAAATCTACCAAGTTTTTATGGAAGTAACAGAAATTGTGCCATCACTTGACTTCATAGACGAAAACGACCCAGTATACCTTTTGGATGCTATTTTGCTCTGGTTAAATCCTGGTATCAAGACAGGTTTCAAGTTATATACAGCTAGTAGTTGTGAAACATGTCAGACTGCTTACTTTAACATATGTGAAAAGGGGACCATCTTTCAACTAGAAAGGCCAAAACCATTCGACACTACCACTTCTCTTCTTAACCGTATGGTTGCTAAGTACAAGAAAGACTACTGTTGCACCTGCAGATCCGTCTACAAGAAAAGATTGTTCATCAACGACAATGATGTGATGGTCCTGTACCTGGATTTGTCAATCAGACAGGAGGGTTTAAGATGTCCTCTTATTCCTAGTGCAACCATTGACATTCCTGTAAAAGGTGGAACCCAGTTGTACCGTCTGTCTTCAGTCATTTGCAGCGAAAGACCAGATACTGACCTTCCAGAGACTGACCACTTTTACACATATCTGATGTGTGGCCAAATGGTATATAAAGCTGAAGATACCGAG TTCACCTTGACTTGTCTGAGCGAGTTGACAGTTCGAGTTACATTTCATCGCCTTTTCATCAGCCCAGAACAAGGTATTATGAAAAGTAAGGGCAGCTTTgtttaa